In the Leptospiraceae bacterium genome, one interval contains:
- a CDS encoding alpha/beta hydrolase, with the protein MSKRVVPDYTVEENVFEGEDGTMIFYRVFRPNLIKRKPKVLVVHHGFGEHGGRYENLTEALKESGFIIYIHDARGHGRSGGKRGHVNNFLEFLDDLDRLIRIATKTEKVPKVYLMGHSMGGLVVLCYAAMGTNQGNLVTLIASGSALRVHLNVVMRVKKFVGQFLANVLPEVTVPAGLNIEDLSHDPEVIEAYKADPLVHGEISMALGKVFLEIGEPCINSADVIRVPTYLFHGQEDRIADPSGSIAFYNNLVIADRKLNIYENLFHETMNEYPKDRDRVLSDLRVWLEKH; encoded by the coding sequence ATGTCAAAACGAGTCGTACCTGATTACACTGTAGAAGAAAATGTATTTGAAGGAGAGGATGGAACTATGATATTTTATCGAGTTTTTCGTCCCAATCTTATAAAAAGAAAGCCCAAAGTATTGGTAGTCCACCATGGGTTTGGTGAGCATGGAGGTCGCTATGAGAATTTGACTGAAGCGTTAAAAGAATCAGGATTTATAATATATATTCATGACGCAAGAGGCCACGGTAGATCTGGCGGGAAACGAGGACACGTAAATAATTTTTTAGAATTTTTAGACGACTTGGACAGGTTGATCCGAATAGCCACTAAAACAGAAAAAGTTCCAAAGGTATATTTGATGGGGCATTCCATGGGTGGGCTTGTAGTCTTGTGTTACGCTGCTATGGGAACAAACCAAGGAAATTTGGTCACACTTATCGCAAGCGGGTCGGCACTTAGGGTTCATTTGAATGTAGTTATGAGAGTAAAAAAATTTGTAGGTCAATTTTTGGCTAATGTATTGCCTGAGGTAACTGTTCCGGCAGGCTTGAATATCGAAGACTTGAGCCATGATCCTGAAGTCATAGAGGCATACAAGGCAGACCCTCTGGTTCATGGAGAAATTTCAATGGCACTCGGAAAAGTATTTTTAGAAATTGGTGAGCCTTGTATTAATAGTGCGGACGTTATACGAGTCCCTACATATTTATTTCACGGACAAGAAGATCGAATTGCAGACCCTTCCGGGTCTATAGCTTTTTACAATAATCTTGTAATTGCAGATAGAAAGCTAAATATTTACGAAAATCTTTTTCATGAAACGATGAATGAATACCCCAAGGATAGAGATCGAGTGCTTTCTGATCTTAGAGTTTGGTTAGAAAAGCATTAA